From the genome of Campylobacter concisus, one region includes:
- a CDS encoding ribonucleoside-diphosphate reductase subunit alpha encodes MKVIKRNGRTEELDISKIKKYTNEAVLGLSNVSLSELEVDAKIQFRDMITTEEIQQTLIKTAVDKIDIDRPNWTFVAARLFLYDLYHKVSGFNGYNHLKDYLVKGEKVGRIIPGLKEKYNLEDLNAYIRPERDLQFAYLGIKTLYDRYLIKDKNGMPIELPQHMFMAIAMFLAQNELDSQGWAKKFYDLISKFEVMLATPTLSNARTTRHQLSSCYVGSTPDNIEGIFDSYKEMALLSKFGGGIGWDWSKVRAMGGSIDGHKNAAGGIIPFLKVTNDIAVAVDQLGTRKGAIAVYIEPWHMDVSDFLDLRKNSGEERRRAHELFPALWINDLFMKRVKENGRWSLFDPAQVSDLCDLYGEEFEKRYLEYENDENIQKNTILAKELWKKILTSYFETGMPFLCFKDNANKTNPNDHEGIIRSSNLCTEIFQNTAPNYYKIKITYEDGSEELFDEEEDITVDSGITKKAKKLSALDSLKGKQIFIVEKESIEGKTAVCNLASINLSKINSKEDIERVVPIAIRMLDNVIDLNFYPHKKVKHTNLASRSIGLGVMGEAQMLAEKNVKWGSYEHLALIDSIMENISYNAIYASSNLAVEKGIYPKFEGSKWSKGIMPIDTANENAKALLNDKGGLFDENVCDWDKLREKVKRDGMRNGYLMAIAPTSSISILVGTTQTIEPVYKRKWFEHNLSGMIPNVVPNLSPDTWQFYTPAYELDQRILIKAGAIRQKWIDQGQSLNIFMSLDKASGGYLSEIYTLAWELGLKSTYYLRSESPDSEKLNDVADRSIECEGCQ; translated from the coding sequence TTGAAAGTTATAAAACGTAATGGTAGAACAGAAGAGCTTGATATAAGTAAGATCAAAAAATATACAAATGAAGCGGTCCTTGGACTAAGCAATGTAAGCCTTAGCGAGCTTGAAGTAGACGCGAAAATCCAGTTTCGAGATATGATAACTACTGAGGAAATTCAGCAAACCCTTATAAAAACAGCAGTCGATAAGATCGACATCGACCGCCCAAACTGGACATTTGTTGCCGCAAGGCTATTTTTATATGATCTTTATCACAAAGTATCTGGCTTTAACGGCTACAATCACCTAAAAGACTACCTAGTAAAAGGCGAAAAGGTAGGCCGCATCATCCCTGGACTAAAAGAGAAGTATAACCTTGAGGATCTAAACGCTTACATTAGGCCTGAGCGCGACCTTCAGTTTGCATACCTTGGTATAAAAACGCTTTATGACCGCTATCTCATCAAAGACAAAAATGGCATGCCAATCGAGCTGCCACAGCATATGTTTATGGCGATCGCGATGTTTCTAGCGCAAAACGAGCTAGACAGTCAAGGCTGGGCTAAGAAATTTTACGACCTTATCTCTAAATTTGAAGTGATGCTAGCCACGCCAACACTCTCAAACGCAAGGACTACACGCCACCAGCTAAGCAGCTGTTACGTAGGTAGTACGCCTGATAATATCGAAGGAATTTTTGATAGCTACAAAGAGATGGCACTACTTTCAAAATTTGGTGGCGGTATCGGCTGGGACTGGAGCAAGGTGCGCGCAATGGGCGGTAGCATCGATGGACACAAAAACGCAGCTGGCGGTATCATCCCATTTTTAAAAGTGACAAACGACATCGCAGTAGCGGTCGATCAGCTAGGCACTAGAAAGGGCGCGATAGCCGTTTACATCGAGCCTTGGCATATGGACGTGAGCGATTTTCTCGATCTTCGTAAAAACTCTGGCGAAGAGAGACGCCGCGCACACGAGCTTTTCCCTGCGCTTTGGATAAACGACTTATTTATGAAGCGTGTTAAAGAAAATGGCCGCTGGAGCCTCTTTGACCCAGCTCAAGTAAGCGATCTTTGCGACCTTTACGGTGAGGAGTTTGAGAAGAGATACTTGGAGTATGAAAACGACGAAAATATCCAGAAAAACACCATCCTTGCAAAAGAGCTTTGGAAGAAAATTTTAACTAGCTATTTTGAAACGGGCATGCCATTTTTATGCTTTAAAGACAATGCCAATAAAACAAATCCAAACGACCACGAAGGCATCATCAGAAGCTCAAATTTATGCACCGAAATTTTCCAAAATACAGCGCCAAACTACTATAAGATTAAGATCACTTATGAAGATGGCAGCGAGGAGCTATTTGACGAAGAAGAAGACATCACGGTCGATAGTGGCATAACTAAAAAAGCCAAAAAGCTAAGCGCGCTTGATAGTCTAAAAGGTAAGCAAATTTTTATCGTAGAAAAAGAAAGCATCGAAGGCAAAACTGCAGTTTGTAACCTTGCAAGTATAAATTTAAGTAAGATAAACAGCAAAGAGGACATCGAGCGTGTCGTACCGATAGCTATCAGGATGCTTGATAACGTTATAGATCTAAATTTCTACCCACACAAAAAGGTAAAACACACAAACCTTGCTTCTCGCTCGATCGGCCTTGGTGTCATGGGCGAAGCGCAAATGCTAGCTGAGAAAAACGTAAAATGGGGCAGCTATGAGCACTTAGCGCTGATAGACAGCATAATGGAAAACATAAGCTACAACGCCATCTACGCTAGCTCAAATTTAGCCGTAGAAAAGGGCATCTATCCAAAATTTGAAGGCTCAAAATGGAGTAAAGGCATCATGCCAATAGACACTGCAAACGAGAACGCAAAGGCACTTTTAAACGACAAAGGTGGGCTATTTGACGAAAATGTCTGCGACTGGGACAAGCTAAGAGAGAAGGTCAAGCGCGACGGCATGAGAAACGGCTACCTAATGGCGATCGCTCCAACTAGCTCGATCTCGATCCTTGTTGGCACCACTCAGACCATCGAGCCAGTCTATAAGCGCAAGTGGTTCGAGCACAACCTAAGTGGAATGATCCCAAATGTCGTGCCAAATTTAAGCCCAGATACTTGGCAGTTTTACACGCCAGCTTACGAGCTTGATCAAAGAATTCTTATAAAAGCAGGCGCGATCCGCCAAAAATGGATCGATCAAGGTCAAAGTTTAAATATATTTATGAGCTTAGACAAAGCAAGCGGCGGATATTTAAGCGAAATTTACACGCTTGCATGGGAGCTTGGACTAAAATCAACCTACTATCTACGCTCTGAAAGCCCAGATAGCGAAAAACTAAACGACGTGGCCGACCGTTCGATCGAATGCGAGGGTTGTCAGTAA